CTGCTCTGAGCTTCCGGTTGTCCTCGGCCCCACCGGGGGGCATGCAGCGTGGCCGTGGTCGTGGCCGTCGCCGCGGTCGTGGAGCGACCGACCCGCAGCCCGGCCCTTCCTGGCGCTGGAGCTTGCCCCCTCCGGCTCGCCACCATCGCAGTCGCAATCCCGTCCTCCGACCCGACACGGATGTCGCAACCCGAATCCGAACCCGGAACCCGGAGCCCGACGTCCGAACCCGACATCCGCCTCCGCATCGGCATCGGGACCTCTGCCTCCACCGCGGCCCTCTGACTCCGTCTCGGTCTCTGCCCTCTGCTTCCGAATCCGAACTCGCTCTCGCTCTCGGCCTCGGGCTCGGTCCCGCGAAAAAGCGCAGCTTCGGTTGACCGCCCAGTTATCCGGTTGCCGAAACCATGGACGTGCAGCTAACGCCAACATCGGCAGCAGCAGGCGTGCCAGGGGGCTCTCGGCTCGGGGGGCTTTCGGCTCGCGGGCACGGCGTGGAGCCACGTTCCCGCCCGGATGTGCCGTGGCCTGGCATGACGTGTCGGCGGGCCCTTCGGCTCTGCCTTCTGGCGCGGTCCGGCGCGCTCAGCCCGGGCCAACTGCTACCGGAGCTGGAAAAAAATGAGCCCGGTCGCACGCTACCGTTGCACGGTATACCTTATCAAGGTATACCTCTCGGGTGGCTATTCAGAGCTTCGCTCGACGCGTTGTCGAGGACTTCTTCTATGATGGCAGGATGCCACGGCGGGAGGGGTGGAAGAGCATTGCCAGTGTCGTGCAGCGCAAGCTCGATATCCTTGAATACGCTCACGTACTGGCTGACCTGCGGTCTCCGCCAGGCAACAGGCTGGAAGCTCTCAAAGGCAATCGTTCCGGATTCTATAGCATTCGGATCAATCAGCAATGGCGCATCCTTTTCCGATGGGACGGACGAGGGCCGAGTGACGTCGACGTGGTCGACTACCACGACTGAGGAGGTGTTTTCATGGCTAGGGTTCGCAAAATGAAGCGCCGGCCCACGACGCCGGGCGAAATCCTCAATGAGGAGTTCCTGTTGCCGATGGGTTTGACTCAAAAAAGGCTCGCCGATCACATCGGACACGATGTAAAAGTGGTCAACCGGATCGTAAATGGTCGCTCATCCGTGAGTGCCGACATGGCCTTAAAGCTCGCCTCCGCTTTGGGGACCTCGCCCGAGTTTTGGCTAAACGCTCAGAAGAGCGTGGATTTACATGAGGCTCGAGCCCGTCTCGTCGACCTTCCGCCACCACTGGCCGAGGCTGGCTAGAGGCGCTCGATGTGCCCAGTGGCGACCTGTCTAGGCACGCACGTTAGCTTAGCTTGCGTCGAAGACACGCCCTCGTTCCGCCGTGCGTCGGCGGCCTACCCCTCCATACTGGCGAGAGCCTGTAGGCAAGAGCTAGCTCGGCGGCAAGAAGGCCTACGAGCGCGTGCGGGCGGATGACGAGAAAGCGACGAGCCCCGGAGACGTGCTGCGGGAGCTCTTCAAGGAGTACGGGCCGTGTCTGGTGCTCATCGACGCCCGCTCGGTCCTGAGCGACTTCGTGCCGCACACGCCGTCGACCGAGCACCGACCGGTCCCGGGAACAAGGGCCGCCGACAGCGGCTGCGCGACGCATGGACCTATCTGAACAAGAGGATGGACAAGACTCGCTATGGCCGGCTTCGCAGGCGCGACCTCGCCATTTCCACCGGCATCGTGGAGGGTGGGCTCAAACACATCGTGGCGCGCCGCTGCGATCACGGTGGCATGCGCTGGATCCCTGAACGTGCGCAAGCGGTGGTGCAACTCCGTTGCATCGTCGTCAACGGGGACTGGGAAGCATTCGACAACTTCGTTCACGAACGCTTACGAGCAGCCGCCCACCTCAACGCCGCCCCAGAGCGCATTCAGACCCAGATTCCTCAGCAATTGCCAGAGGCTGCATGACCA
The genomic region above belongs to Pseudomonadota bacterium and contains:
- a CDS encoding type II toxin-antitoxin system RelE/ParE family toxin, with the translated sequence MPRREGWKSIASVVQRKLDILEYAHVLADLRSPPGNRLEALKGNRSGFYSIRINQQWRILFRWDGRGPSDVDVVDYHD
- a CDS encoding HigA family addiction module antitoxin gives rise to the protein MARVRKMKRRPTTPGEILNEEFLLPMGLTQKRLADHIGHDVKVVNRIVNGRSSVSADMALKLASALGTSPEFWLNAQKSVDLHEARARLVDLPPPLAEAG